In one window of Ruminococcus albus AD2013 DNA:
- a CDS encoding BspA family leucine-rich repeat surface protein, with product MRVKRFLAVAVSLCMAAGTISCGVPLFTQTITAQAANAKTNNVSYDEKLGVLLLRGKVDSESIKHYRYWSIKTVVALEGTVLPEDCSELFSDFNNCTYIDLSDADTSNVTDMSNMFSGCRKLSTLNISGFDTSKVTNMNSMFYDCSELTTLDVSGFDTGNVTNMGCMFLRCYKLTALDFSGFDTSNVTNMAGMFLGCIGLTSLDVSGFDTSNVTNMAGMFSGCTGLTSLDVSRFDTGNVTNLGCMFESCSKLTSIDVSGFDTSNVTNMSGMFKECKKISSLDISNFNTENVTDMCGMFSSCYGLTTLDLSGFDTSKVTNIGWMFYGCKGLTELDVSGFDTSNVTTMSYMFGGCKNLSELDVSNFDTSNVTYIYGMFRYCSGLKRLDVSGFDTSKVKDMNNMFSDCSNLISLDVSGFDTSSVDSFSFIFSHCTSLTSIDVSGFDTRNAKDISGMFHDCSALTTIDVSSIDTSNVKIMTSLFNGCSCLTSIDVSGFDTKNTTGMGWMFGGCSSLTELDLSNFDTSSVTEMHSMFNGCSGLSKLDLSSFDTSNVKYMSDIFFGCSSLEALDLGGFDTSKLTSMRLMFRDCNNLKNLTLGENITNINVEAELPNGYGWVNINEPSTVVSGSGEFADIKNDGTNTYERRTSDTDDSLTYPTNIKVEYSEKYHQVRFTWDKVEGADKYGIAVYLAGKWIVQAQDITDTVYTSPKNLTPGKTYKVAIAARVNGSWDTANAIKNAGIITIK from the coding sequence ATGCGAGTAAAAAGATTTTTAGCAGTAGCAGTGTCACTGTGTATGGCAGCAGGAACTATCAGCTGTGGTGTGCCGTTATTCACACAGACCATAACTGCGCAGGCTGCAAATGCTAAGACGAACAATGTTTCTTATGATGAAAAGTTAGGCGTGCTGCTTCTTAGGGGCAAAGTCGATAGCGAATCTATAAAACATTATAGATACTGGTCGATAAAGACCGTTGTAGCTTTAGAGGGAACTGTTTTGCCTGAAGATTGCAGCGAGCTGTTCAGTGATTTTAATAACTGTACTTATATTGATCTTTCAGATGCTGATACAAGCAATGTTACTGATATGAGCAATATGTTCTCTGGCTGTAGAAAACTGAGTACCCTTAATATCAGCGGATTTGACACAAGCAAAGTTACAAATATGAATAGTATGTTTTATGATTGTTCCGAACTGACTACACTTGATGTAAGCGGATTTGATACCGGCAATGTTACAAATATGGGTTGTATGTTTTTACGTTGTTACAAACTGACTGCACTTGACTTTAGCGGATTCGACACAAGCAATGTTACAAATATGGCTGGAATGTTTTTGGGGTGTATCGGTCTGACATCACTTGATGTAAGCGGATTTGATACCAGCAATGTTACAAATATGGCTGGAATGTTTTCGGGGTGTACTGGTTTGACATCACTTGATGTAAGCAGATTCGATACCGGCAACGTAACAAATCTCGGTTGTATGTTTGAAAGCTGTTCAAAACTTACTTCGATCGATGTAAGCGGTTTTGATACCAGCAATGTCACGAATATGAGCGGTATGTTCAAGGAATGTAAGAAAATATCATCACTTGATATAAGTAACTTTAATACCGAAAATGTCACGGATATGTGCGGTATGTTCTCATCCTGTTATGGCTTGACTACGCTTGATCTGAGCGGTTTCGATACAAGCAAGGTCACAAATATTGGATGGATGTTCTATGGATGTAAAGGTTTGACTGAACTTGATGTAAGCGGATTTGATACGAGTAATGTCACAACTATGTCCTATATGTTTGGTGGCTGTAAAAATCTGAGCGAACTTGATGTGAGTAATTTTGACACAAGTAATGTTACATATATATATGGAATGTTCCGTTACTGTTCCGGTTTGAAAAGACTTGATGTAAGCGGCTTTGATACTAGCAAGGTAAAAGATATGAACAATATGTTCAGTGATTGTTCAAATCTTATTTCGCTTGATGTGAGTGGATTTGATACAAGCAGTGTCGATAGTTTCTCTTTTATCTTCAGTCATTGTACCAGCCTTACCTCAATTGATGTAAGCGGATTTGATACCCGAAATGCGAAAGATATCTCCGGTATGTTCCATGATTGCTCCGCTTTGACAACGATTGATGTAAGTTCAATTGATACAAGCAATGTAAAAATAATGACCAGTTTGTTCAACGGCTGTTCGTGTCTGACGTCGATAGATGTTAGCGGATTTGATACAAAAAATACCACAGGTATGGGTTGGATGTTCGGTGGTTGTTCAAGTTTGACCGAACTTGATCTGAGCAATTTTGATACAAGCAGTGTAACAGAAATGCATTCAATGTTCAACGGATGCTCCGGTCTGAGTAAACTTGATCTGAGTAGTTTCGATACAAGTAATGTCAAATACATGAGTGATATTTTCTTTGGTTGTTCCAGCCTGGAAGCACTTGATCTGGGTGGATTTGATACCAGTAAGCTCACAAGTATGAGATTAATGTTCCGTGATTGTAATAATCTGAAAAATCTTACTCTTGGAGAGAATATCACAAACATAAATGTTGAAGCAGAGCTTCCCAACGGCTACGGATGGGTGAATATTAATGAACCCTCAACAGTTGTAAGCGGCAGTGGAGAATTCGCAGATATCAAAAACGATGGTACCAACACCTACGAGCGTCGTACTTCAGATACAGATGATTCGCTCACATATCCTACCAATATCAAGGTTGAATACAGTGAGAAATATCATCAGGTAAGATTTACATGGGATAAAGTCGAAGGTGCAGACAAATATGGCATCGCTGTATATCTGGCAGGAAAGTGGATAGTTCAAGCACAGGACATAACCGACACAGTTTACACTTCTCCCAAGAACCTCACCCCGGGTAAGACCTACAAGGTCGCTATCGCGGCAAGAGTAAACGGTAGCTGGGATACAGCAAATGCAATCAAAAATGCAGGAATTATTACTATAAAGTGA